The genomic segment CGCTTTCATCAACCAGGACTACGACTTCATCACCAATTTTGAGGTTCGGGACCTCGGAACCAAGACGGACCACACGTCCCAGAGCCTCCGTCGCCATTGTGGTACCAAATTGGCCTGATGATCGAGTAAGGTCAGAGCCGTTGATGCATATGTGGCTGGTCTGGATCTCAATCCCCTCGTTGTTGAGAGGTTTACTCTGGGTTGTGTCCGCGATCCAGACACCGGACCCAGCGACGTCAAACTTCAAAGGAGTTGAGTCCCCAGGCTCGCCAGCCGCCCACAATCCGCGTGGAACCGACTTCAGCTGACCAGAACGCAACGCCAGTTCATGGTCAGAGGGCAAGTCTGCCACGGCCCGAGGAATCAGAAGCCTGCCTCCAGACTCGAGAAACTCCATCTCGTTATTCTTCCCTTTGTATAGGTCTTTCCTGCTAAGGCTCAACACCTCCAATGCCAAGTTTGTCTGTTCTTCAGGGCCGAGCTCCGAAGTCATAGAGAGATCTAGATGTGGGAGCACGATTTGCGGCACCTCGGTTCGAATAGTGCGCAGCAAGCCGGTGGTAGGGGAGAAGGCCAGTGACGCCTCACTTCTGTCGGCGATGCCGCCGTTCGTCAGCCATAGAAGGTACTTGGCGCCGAAAACCAAGGATCGGAACTCGTCCAGGTCTTGGGCAGTTAGATTGATTGTCCAAGGCTCATCGAACTCCAGAAGGGAGATAAAGATCTCAGATCCAGAAGTGGCGGCCTCGGAGAGGAGGCAGCTCTTGACCGCGACCCCTGAGCTCTCCAATTTCCGTTTCAAGACCTCCTGGACTCTCAAAGCTGCCGTCGAAGGCGAGAGCCGGACAATCAGGTTGATCTCCGAAATGTCCAGCTTCTTCTGGACCTTTGTTGAGGAAACGATTGCGTTTTTGAAGTCGATATCAACCGGGGCGAAGCCGGCGCCACTTAGATTGTCGGCGGCAGACACCTTGTCTCCAACTAAAGCGACTCGACCACCGGGATGTAGAAGGGACTTGATGTGAGACAGCCCGATGTCCCCATCACCATCGAGTAACTGTCGACTGTCCCCGATGACGATGTCAAACATACCCAGGTCCTCAACAAGTTGATTGGACGAATCCTCTGCTAGGGCTGCAGTTGATGGCACGTATATAAGATCGGAACTATTGGGCAGCGGAAATTGCATCGCTGCAAGCTGGGAATGCAATTGCCTTGCAAGCTCTTGAGACGGCGCAGCAAACTTGATGTCGGCGGCGCGAAGGCCTCGCTCCTCTTGCGGTGCGAAGATGGTTGCCAAAGATTGCAGTTCATGGTTCTCCTCGGCATGAAGGACAAGAAGCCTCAGATCTGCTTCTTTATAGGTAAGAAGTTCCAAGTACGCAGCCAAGTCAGGGTTGCTCAGACCGGTGAAACGGTCCTGACATCCACCTGCACAGAGGGCCTGTGATGCTACCTTGCCCGCAAGCGCATCGACGTCTTCCTTCCACTCAAGTCGGCCGACCCTCTTTGGTGTTTGAGAGAAGGGCGACGATGAGCTCTGAGACTTATCATCAGTGGATGATACCTGACGGACCACCATGTTCCGCATGACGATCTTGGGTCCCGACCAGCTCTCATCCGAGATGATGATATCGCCACACGCCTCTCTAGAGTTGGTCTTCCTCGCCTTTGAGAACCCGACGTACTTGGATCCCGCACCAGAAGGCTGGTCCGTCGCGATAAAGATGGTTTCGACCGTCACCGGAATGGATGCTTCGTCCATGGGATATCCTTCAAAAAGGGCGATGAAGATGAGGTGAAAGATTGCGTCGAGCGTTGCCGGGTGGATATGGTGCGGGAATTCGACGCCCTGTGGCATCGTAGACTTGGTGTCCGGGATGGACACAGTCGCAAGACCTGTTTGCTCACCCGGCAGTATGGTGGCGTCAACGACATTGGTGAACAAGGGCCCGTAGTCCATGCCGATAGACTTCAGCTGGTCGTAGAAGGCTGCGACATCAAGCTTCCTGGAGGCACGCTTCTTCATGTCCTCGAAGCTCTCTGCCCGGGCTTGCCAGTCCTCAATGTTGGAACCCGTGTCCTCGTAGATAGTGATGACAGTACCGGACGAGTGTTTCTGCCAGGTCCCGCCAGGTGGGATGGAAAAGATGGTCCAGTGATACTTTTCAGGGAACATTTCGTCTGGTCGCATGctcaaaaaaaaagatagtatttaagaggGGGAAAGCGATTCCTAatcctcttaatattattaataaaaataaatcggCTATTACGCGAGAGGCGCaatttaatagtatttttaaaataattaattaggatactataataactaagagttctaattttaattttaattttagtattttaaaaagaatctttaaaAGTTCTAGAGGTtcgtaataagtttttatatatttcttttatatctatagtttctctatttaataaaatactcctttttattattttttattctatagttaataatttatttaatttcgtattttaattagtttagtttaataataatataatcttctatatataaacctcttaatataggtttaa from the Colletotrichum lupini chromosome 3, complete sequence genome contains:
- a CDS encoding PKSN polyketide synthase for alternapyrone biosynthesis protein; translation: MRPDEMFPEKYHWTIFSIPPGGTWQKHSSGTVITIYEDTGSNIEDWQARAESFEDMKKRASRKLDVAAFYDQLKSIGMDYGPLFTNVVDATILPGEQTGLATVSIPDTKSTMPQGVEFPHHIHPATLDAIFHLIFIALFEGYPMDEASIPVTVETIFIATDQPSGAGSKYVGFSKARKTNSREACGDIIISDESWSGPKIVMRNMVVRQVSSTDDKSQSSSSPFSQTPKRVGRLEWKEDVDALAGKVASQALCAGGCQDRFTGLSNPDLAAYLELLTYKEADLRLLVLHAEENHELQSLATIFAPQEERGLRAADIKFAAPSQELARQLHSQLAAMQFPLPNSSDLIYVPSTAALAEDSSNQLVEDLGMFDIVIGDSRQLLDGDGDIGLSHIKSLLHPGGRVALVGDKVSAADNLSGAGFAPVDIDFKNAIVSSTKVQKKLDISEINLIVRLSPSTAALRVQEVLKRKLESSGVAVKSCLLSEAATSGSEIFISLLEFDEPWTINLTAQDLDEFRSLVFGAKYLLWLTNGGIADRSEASLAFSPTTGLLRTIRTEVPQIVLPHLDLSMTSELGPEEQTNLALEVLSLSRKDLYKGKNNEMEFLESGGRLLIPRAVADLPSDHELALRSGQLKSVPRGLWAAGEPGDSTPLKFDVAGSGVWIADTTQSKPLNNEGIEIQTSHICINGSDLTRSSGQFGTTMATEALGRVVRLGSEVPNLKIGDEVVVLVDESAFKTHIRQHFSLVQKIPDDVKSELAVSLPLSFMTAYHAIVEVGRLAAGETVLIHAVHDAVGLAALQIATQLGAAAVYITANNDETASELLTEYNIPQSHIIRAEDGDTVSTTAMKLTSGHGVDIVISAASGTSLYSATKTVASWGRFVRIGTDRARPQDISAAVFERNASISSVDVRQLPHERRARLLAMAFGFLRSGLVKERSLVTSVRAVKDLSDILSSATVEQGNIVIELGEKAVVPVLPRPPAPPQLDADASYLISGGLGALGLTIAKNMALHGARHLVLLSRSGVVNARQEDAIQDIRDLGCEVDTPKCDVTIHSEVEDAIRRCETSGRRLRGVIQCAMVLQDSILQNMTIEKWNTATRPKIVGTWNLHSTVPTDLDFFILLSSMSGIIGNSGQANYCAGNAYEDAIALHRRSLGLAATTLNVGLVTDASHFNATSTADDYLRKYGHWESARVTDDEMQAVIEAVLRQSARDLPEQLLVGITDDVKRDGRAAWPQDRKFEHRIARTGSSAASADPNGANAERLGDGLSRAKTLKEAVVVVLGALKANLAAAMTASPDDIDEERPLYSFGVDSLKAVEVRNWIFKELRCDVSVFDILSPSPLAKLGPRIVARSALTPPEIASQALAEA